In Lujinxingia sediminis, a single genomic region encodes these proteins:
- a CDS encoding DciA family protein, translated as MFDDILKAAARAGKERGELPAPTRSFLRQVWPTMVGEELTHLCEPLALYEGTLRVAVRHPALADEWRRRPLALLRRVQRYAPWPVERIEIELDERAGTPLPPPPREVVDAFERGEVQLMEEDLDDEMKRLIASIDRLRRERDSS; from the coding sequence ATGTTTGACGACATACTCAAAGCAGCGGCCCGCGCCGGGAAAGAGCGCGGCGAGTTGCCCGCCCCCACTCGAAGTTTCCTGCGTCAGGTGTGGCCGACCATGGTGGGTGAAGAGCTCACCCACCTCTGTGAGCCCCTGGCCCTCTATGAGGGAACATTGCGCGTGGCCGTGCGTCATCCTGCGCTGGCCGATGAGTGGCGTCGCCGACCGCTGGCGCTTCTGCGTCGGGTCCAGCGCTATGCCCCCTGGCCTGTCGAGCGCATCGAGATTGAACTCGACGAGCGTGCCGGCACGCCTCTTCCCCCACCACCCCGGGAAGTTGTGGATGCCTTTGAGCGCGGCGAGGTGCAACTCATGGAAGAGGACCTCGACGATGAGATGAAGCGACTCATCGCATCGATCGACCGGCTACGCCGCGAGCGCGACTCGAGCTGA
- the infC gene encoding translation initiation factor IF-3 produces MADKEPKINRRIRAPEVRVIDPDGEQLGIMSSDDALEKAEGFGLDLVEVAPQARPPVVRIMDYGKFKYQQKKRTAEARKKSSRVELKEVKFRPKTDEHDFQTKLRRARRFLEENNKVKLTVMFRGREITHPEIARTMLQRAAEELADAAQVEQSTRMEGRNMTLFLTPKNVIVS; encoded by the coding sequence ATGGCGGATAAAGAACCGAAGATTAATCGTCGCATTCGCGCTCCCGAAGTGCGTGTGATCGATCCCGATGGCGAGCAGCTGGGTATCATGAGCTCCGACGACGCACTGGAGAAGGCCGAGGGTTTTGGCCTGGATCTGGTGGAGGTCGCCCCTCAGGCGCGCCCGCCGGTCGTCCGGATCATGGACTACGGTAAGTTCAAGTACCAGCAGAAGAAGCGCACTGCCGAGGCCCGCAAGAAGTCCTCGCGCGTCGAGCTTAAAGAAGTCAAATTTCGTCCGAAGACCGACGAGCACGACTTCCAGACTAAGCTTCGCCGTGCGCGCCGCTTCCTCGAAGAGAACAACAAGGTCAAGTTGACCGTGATGTTCCGCGGCCGTGAGATCACCCACCCCGAGATCGCGCGCACCATGCTCCAGCGCGCGGCTGAGGAGCTGGCCGATGCAGCTCAAGTTGAGCAGAGTACTCGGATGGAAGGGCGCAATATGACGCTTTTCCTTACTCCGAAGAACGTCATTGTCAGCTGA
- the rpmI gene encoding 50S ribosomal protein L35: MSKMKTHRGAAKRFKMTKSGKVKYRRGFRAHILTKKSSKRKRHLRKDGYIHPADEPRVKKLIGEG, from the coding sequence ATGTCGAAGATGAAAACGCATCGCGGAGCCGCCAAACGCTTCAAGATGACCAAGAGCGGTAAAGTGAAGTACCGCCGCGGCTTCCGCGCCCACATCCTGACCAAGAAGAGCAGCAAGCGTAAGCGTCATCTCCGCAAAGACGGGTACATCCACCCGGCGGACGAGCCTCGCGTCAAGAAGCTTATTGGCGAAGGTTAA
- the rplT gene encoding 50S ribosomal protein L20 produces MPRVKRGFKARRRRKKVLRAAKGFVGGRRRLFKNAKETLHRSWVYAYRDRRQRKRQFRRLWITRINAAARQNGMSYSALIGGLKRAGVELDRKVLADMAVFDSAGFAQVVSAAKNASN; encoded by the coding sequence ATGCCACGCGTCAAAAGAGGTTTTAAAGCGCGTCGTCGTCGCAAGAAGGTCTTGCGCGCGGCCAAAGGTTTCGTCGGCGGTCGCCGTCGTTTGTTCAAGAACGCCAAAGAGACCCTGCACCGCTCGTGGGTCTACGCTTACCGCGATCGTCGTCAGCGCAAGCGTCAGTTCCGTCGTCTGTGGATCACCCGTATTAACGCCGCCGCTCGCCAGAATGGGATGAGCTACAGCGCGTTGATCGGTGGGCTGAAGCGCGCCGGTGTGGAACTGGACCGCAAGGTTCTGGCGGATATGGCCGTGTTTGACTCGGCCGGGTTCGCTCAAGTGGTCAGCGCGGCGAAGAACGCCTCGAACTGA
- the pheS gene encoding phenylalanine--tRNA ligase subunit alpha — MNVEELSNKLEDLAGQAVEELAVAPRKEDAIQIKNRYLGRKGDVQEMMKVLRDLPHEARRVAGQASNACKTAIEEAFEARMRALANEELERKMRDEAVDITLPARPLNASMGHPLRQIEQELIGIFEEMGFEVAEGPEIETDYFNFEALNFPPDHPARDMQDTFMLDDQRLLRTHTSPVQVRTMQAYDLPVRVISPGRVYRCDSDITHSPVFHQIEGLLIDEHVTFGDLKGTLQLFAERCFGEGTPIRLRPSFFPFTEPSAEVDVGCIFCRGQGCRVCSHTGWLEILGSGMVDPNVLEASGIDPQRYSGFAFGLGVERVAMLKLGVNDIRLFYENDLRFLEQF, encoded by the coding sequence ATGAACGTGGAAGAGCTCAGCAACAAGCTCGAAGATCTGGCCGGGCAGGCCGTCGAAGAGCTGGCCGTTGCTCCTCGCAAAGAGGACGCCATTCAGATCAAGAACCGCTACCTGGGTCGTAAAGGCGATGTGCAGGAGATGATGAAGGTGCTGCGCGATCTGCCTCATGAAGCGCGCCGGGTGGCCGGGCAGGCCTCCAACGCCTGCAAGACCGCCATCGAAGAGGCCTTTGAGGCGCGGATGCGCGCGCTGGCCAACGAGGAACTCGAGCGCAAGATGCGCGATGAGGCTGTCGATATCACCCTGCCCGCACGCCCGCTGAACGCCTCGATGGGACATCCGCTGCGCCAGATCGAGCAGGAACTCATCGGGATCTTCGAGGAGATGGGCTTCGAGGTGGCCGAGGGGCCCGAGATCGAGACGGACTACTTCAACTTCGAGGCGTTGAACTTCCCGCCGGATCACCCCGCGCGCGATATGCAAGACACCTTCATGCTCGATGACCAGCGTCTGTTGCGCACGCACACCTCACCGGTGCAGGTGCGTACGATGCAGGCCTACGACCTTCCGGTGCGCGTGATCTCGCCGGGGCGCGTCTACCGCTGCGACAGCGATATTACGCACAGCCCGGTTTTTCATCAGATCGAGGGGCTCTTGATCGATGAGCACGTGACCTTTGGCGATCTCAAAGGAACGCTGCAGCTCTTTGCCGAACGCTGCTTCGGAGAGGGCACACCGATTCGTCTGCGCCCGAGCTTCTTCCCCTTCACCGAGCCGAGCGCCGAGGTCGATGTCGGCTGCATCTTCTGCCGCGGCCAGGGCTGCCGTGTGTGCAGTCACACCGGCTGGCTGGAGATCTTAGGCTCGGGCATGGTCGACCCCAACGTGCTGGAGGCCTCGGGCATCGATCCGCAGCGCTACAGCGGGTTTGCGTTCGGGCTCGGGGTGGAGCGAGTGGCGATGCTCAAGCTGGGCGTCAACGACATCCGGCTCTTCTACGAGAACGATCTTCGCTTTCTTGAGCAGTTCTGA
- the pheT gene encoding phenylalanine--tRNA ligase subunit beta — MKVSLNWLNQWVEIEDLDADELASRLTLAGLEVEEVERIGEGQEKIVVGRIDAIEEHPKADRLVVCQVDAGEGELRQIVCGAKNMKAGDFVPVALPGAEPPGIDFSIGARKVMGVPSAGMLCSEEELDLATESEGLMLLDRSLPVGTPIFEALGLKDVVLHIGLTPNRPDCLSHRGVAREVAALYGRVLRSERLLASAAAWEGSASDAIDGAAALEVVDGEGCPRYTAAVLEGVKVGPSPLWLRHRLVALGMRSVNNIVDVTNYVLMDLGQPLHAFDLDKIEGHQIIVRRASAGETIEAIDHKTYKLDEADLVIADGSRPVAIAGVMGGAESEVTEATTRILLECAYFDPRSVRVTAKRHGLHSESSHRYERGIDPGTIVDNLREAVALLLQAQAHLEGDAPVVRSGILNEGPGVKAAPAIALGKDRANQVLGTDIAPEEVLSYLKSVGVESVEDEGDSWRFSVPSYRPDLERGIDLVEEVARLHGFDKIEATLPRALMGHAHQLQKDAERGTIVSRAERRALNWVRDLLLSQGLREAVNYSFMGEGDLDRLRFEDDDSRRLAPRVANPLVQDQALMRTTLIPGLLNNLKVNRAQRRQDVAMFEVGRRYFMTEERRTLGVALTGRKRIHWSGETSWDFFDLKGMVEALGQAFDATDAKWSKPQVDEPYLHPGVQAVWTVGNQPVAFIGQLHPAIASKEGSEQPIFVAEVDLEALIDEGAPLRTFSASARFPAVVRDFALVADNEVAYARLQEAIEGLCGRDASFGELFESVALFDIYTGQPIPEGKRSLAIKVTYRAPDRTLTEAEIEAADNALLAAVEAQAGARLR, encoded by the coding sequence ATGAAAGTGAGCTTGAACTGGCTCAATCAGTGGGTGGAAATCGAAGATCTGGACGCCGATGAACTGGCCTCTCGCCTGACTCTGGCAGGGCTGGAAGTCGAAGAGGTCGAGCGGATCGGCGAAGGTCAGGAGAAGATCGTGGTCGGTCGCATTGACGCGATCGAGGAGCACCCGAAGGCCGATCGCCTGGTGGTTTGTCAGGTCGACGCCGGGGAAGGGGAGCTGCGCCAGATCGTGTGCGGTGCCAAGAACATGAAGGCGGGCGATTTTGTACCGGTGGCCCTCCCCGGAGCGGAGCCCCCGGGCATCGACTTCTCCATTGGCGCACGCAAGGTCATGGGCGTTCCCTCGGCCGGGATGTTGTGCAGTGAGGAGGAGCTTGACCTGGCGACGGAAAGCGAGGGGCTGATGCTCCTCGATCGTAGTCTCCCGGTCGGAACGCCGATCTTTGAAGCGCTGGGTCTCAAAGACGTGGTGCTGCATATCGGGCTGACTCCTAACCGCCCTGATTGCCTCAGCCATCGCGGTGTGGCGCGAGAGGTTGCCGCGCTCTACGGGCGCGTGCTCCGCTCGGAGCGCCTGCTGGCGAGTGCCGCGGCCTGGGAGGGCAGTGCATCCGACGCGATCGACGGGGCCGCTGCCCTGGAGGTGGTCGACGGGGAGGGCTGCCCGCGCTACACCGCTGCGGTGCTTGAGGGGGTTAAGGTAGGGCCGAGCCCTCTCTGGCTTCGTCATCGCCTCGTCGCACTGGGGATGCGCAGCGTCAACAACATCGTCGATGTGACCAACTACGTGCTGATGGACCTGGGGCAGCCGCTGCACGCGTTTGATCTCGATAAGATCGAAGGTCATCAGATCATCGTGCGACGTGCCAGCGCCGGGGAGACGATCGAGGCCATCGATCATAAGACCTACAAGCTCGATGAGGCGGATCTTGTGATTGCCGATGGCTCGCGCCCGGTGGCGATCGCCGGCGTGATGGGGGGCGCCGAAAGTGAGGTGACCGAGGCGACCACGCGCATTTTGCTTGAGTGTGCGTACTTCGACCCGCGTTCGGTGCGCGTGACGGCCAAGCGCCACGGGCTGCATTCCGAGTCGAGCCACCGCTATGAGCGGGGCATCGATCCGGGGACAATCGTCGATAATCTGCGCGAGGCTGTGGCGCTTCTTCTCCAGGCGCAAGCGCACCTGGAGGGCGATGCGCCCGTGGTGCGCAGCGGCATTCTCAATGAAGGGCCAGGCGTGAAAGCAGCCCCGGCGATTGCTCTCGGGAAAGATCGCGCGAATCAGGTCTTGGGTACGGACATCGCGCCCGAAGAGGTGCTGAGCTACCTCAAAAGCGTCGGCGTTGAGTCTGTTGAGGATGAGGGCGACTCGTGGCGCTTTAGCGTTCCGAGCTACCGCCCGGATCTGGAGCGGGGGATTGATCTTGTTGAGGAAGTCGCCCGTCTGCACGGCTTCGATAAGATTGAGGCGACGCTTCCCCGTGCTTTAATGGGGCATGCGCACCAGCTGCAGAAAGATGCGGAGCGCGGCACGATCGTCTCGCGCGCTGAGCGACGCGCGCTGAACTGGGTTCGCGATCTTCTTCTGAGCCAGGGTCTTCGCGAAGCGGTAAACTACAGCTTTATGGGAGAAGGCGATCTCGATCGCCTGCGTTTTGAAGACGATGATTCCCGGCGACTTGCGCCCAGGGTGGCCAACCCTCTGGTCCAGGACCAGGCGTTGATGCGGACCACGCTGATCCCCGGCCTGCTCAACAACCTCAAGGTCAATCGGGCGCAACGGCGTCAGGATGTGGCGATGTTCGAGGTAGGGCGTCGCTACTTTATGACCGAAGAGCGTCGCACCCTTGGCGTCGCGCTGACCGGGCGTAAGCGCATTCACTGGAGCGGTGAGACAAGCTGGGACTTCTTCGACCTCAAGGGCATGGTGGAGGCATTGGGGCAGGCCTTTGATGCGACGGACGCGAAGTGGAGCAAGCCTCAGGTCGATGAGCCGTACCTGCATCCCGGTGTTCAGGCGGTGTGGACGGTGGGCAATCAGCCGGTAGCCTTTATCGGTCAACTGCATCCGGCGATAGCTTCCAAAGAGGGAAGTGAGCAGCCGATCTTTGTGGCCGAGGTCGATCTGGAGGCGTTGATCGACGAGGGGGCCCCCCTGCGCACGTTTAGCGCGTCGGCACGCTTCCCGGCGGTGGTGCGCGACTTCGCTCTGGTGGCTGATAACGAGGTGGCCTACGCGCGACTTCAGGAGGCGATCGAGGGACTTTGTGGCCGGGACGCCAGCTTTGGTGAGCTTTTTGAGAGTGTCGCGCTCTTCGACATTTACACCGGCCAGCCCATCCCCGAGGGCAAGCGTAGCCTCGCCATTAAAGTGACCTACCGCGCGCCCGATCGCACGCTGACGGAGGCCGAGATCGAGGCCGCAGATAACGCTCTGCTCGCCGCGGTTGAGGCGCAGGCCGGGGCTCGTCTGCGATAA
- a CDS encoding integration host factor subunit alpha encodes MTKADIVDTVYEKVGITKREASDYVDTIFEVMKETLEEGEEIKVSGFGKFEVREKGERVGRNPRTGIEIVIPERRVLRFKVSQVLKDSINGKR; translated from the coding sequence ATTACCAAAGCGGATATTGTCGACACTGTCTACGAGAAGGTCGGGATCACCAAACGAGAGGCGTCTGACTATGTCGACACCATCTTCGAGGTCATGAAAGAGACCCTGGAAGAGGGCGAGGAGATCAAGGTCAGCGGGTTTGGCAAGTTTGAGGTGCGGGAGAAGGGCGAGCGTGTGGGACGGAACCCGCGCACGGGCATCGAGATTGTGATTCCCGAGCGTCGCGTACTGCGATTCAAAGTCAGTCAGGTGCTCAAGGACTCGATCAACGGCAAACGTTGA
- a CDS encoding MerR family transcriptional regulator, translating into MTQTSEKTSPAMIELPEKTYFKIGEVAKLLDVEPYVLRYWETEFDTLEPEKTKSGQRVYQRHDIEHLLEIKELLYVEMFTIAGARRQLERGGAVRLSASVSGPAGSVVSADEELLADLTEARRELAEAQHALQEARESQHVEQQRLRAEHRALKDERDALGEELYEARAQLAEGGDVDAEETLRLEQELEALREELARERRRHDEVSEAGRRIAEEREQRRRRVLSQMRREVESLAVLADINRSRR; encoded by the coding sequence ATGACTCAGACCTCCGAGAAGACCTCGCCGGCAATGATTGAACTGCCTGAGAAGACCTATTTTAAGATCGGTGAGGTCGCCAAGCTGCTTGATGTAGAGCCCTACGTGCTGCGCTACTGGGAGACGGAGTTCGACACTCTGGAGCCGGAGAAGACCAAGAGCGGTCAGCGGGTTTATCAGCGTCACGACATTGAGCATCTGCTCGAGATCAAGGAGCTTCTCTATGTCGAGATGTTCACGATCGCCGGGGCGCGTCGGCAGCTGGAACGCGGAGGAGCGGTGCGCCTGTCGGCTTCAGTTAGCGGTCCTGCGGGCAGTGTGGTGAGCGCCGATGAGGAGCTTCTGGCAGATCTGACCGAGGCGCGCCGTGAGCTGGCCGAGGCGCAGCATGCATTGCAGGAAGCCCGGGAGTCGCAGCATGTGGAGCAGCAGCGTCTACGCGCCGAGCATCGTGCGCTGAAAGACGAGCGCGACGCGCTTGGCGAAGAACTCTACGAGGCGCGCGCGCAACTTGCCGAGGGCGGCGACGTGGACGCCGAGGAGACCTTAAGGCTCGAGCAGGAGCTTGAGGCGTTGCGCGAGGAGCTCGCGCGGGAACGCCGTCGCCACGATGAGGTCTCCGAGGCAGGGCGTCGCATCGCGGAAGAGCGTGAACAACGCCGTCGTCGGGTGCTCTCCCAGATGCGCCGAGAAGTTGAGTCGCTGGCCGTGCTTGCGGATATCAACCGCTCGCGGCGCTGA